The Syntrophorhabdaceae bacterium nucleotide sequence AACAGACGCTGCGCGCAAAGTCACGCACGCTTCCGTTGCTGTCATCAAGCCCGAGCCTTATCGATGCCTTGTATTCCTCGCGATAACCATTCATCATCACGGTCAGCGCATTCAGCTTCCATTTCCAGAGATTCTCGGGCGTTATGTACCAGTACTTGCGACCCAAGGTCTTCCCGATCTCATCGTAGCTCGCCTTCATGATATTTTCCGGGCGCATCGAGGGTGCGAGAGAGTCGAGCCCCGGAAACTCCTCGCCGCCTGTCCACCGGCCATTGTTAAAGGGACATGCGTCCTGGCACGCATCGCATCCGTAGAGCCTTCCACCTATCTGTTCCGTCATCTCAGGAGAGGGCACGCCCATACCCATATTCACCGATAGGCTGGTCTGGAAGCTGATACATCCGATCATTGACATGGTATACGGAGCGCACAAAGTATGGGTCGGGCAGGCTTCAATACATTCACTGCAGTTCTCGGGACAATCCTCGAGCCGCACGTCGCGAATGAATTCGAGCTCCTCGTCCACTGCAAACATCTCTATGCGATTGTGGGACCCCTTTTCAGTGTAGAAGAAGTTGTTTCGGCGGATGGTCCCGAGCCCCGCCTGGTACGCTGCCCAGCGTGCAGGCGCCGGGATTCCGTGATCCCCGCCCAACGTGCACGTGAGACCGAGGCTCTCAAGAAACGCGGCAAACTCCTTGCGTACCCTGAAGAACGGGGCGTTCTCGTCCGTCCGGCTGTCGAACATATAG carries:
- a CDS encoding 4Fe-4S double cluster binding domain-containing protein — its product is MNREDRIREKALELGYEDCGIIRAGALAGYRDKLEERISRIPMGEKIYGAFRSYADPSAANPAIRSIVVVIVPSYVYDVPDEFDGVYGKAYMFDSRTDENAPFFRVRKEFAAFLESLGLTCTLGGDHGIPAPARWAAYQAGLGTIRRNNFFYTEKGSHNRIEMFAVDEELEFIRDVRLEDCPENCSECIEACPTHTLCAPYTMSMIGCISFQTSLSVNMGMGVPSPEMTEQIGGRLYGCDACQDACPFNNGRWTGGEEFPGLDSLAPSMRPENIMKASYDEIGKTLGRKYWYITPENLWKWKLNALTVMMNGYREEYKASIRLGLDDSNGSVRDFARSVCSRLAV